A window of the Gossypium hirsutum isolate 1008001.06 chromosome A03, Gossypium_hirsutum_v2.1, whole genome shotgun sequence genome harbors these coding sequences:
- the LOC121222312 gene encoding cysteine protease RD19A, with protein MAHRMAFSLCVISYFLFIGLISSEAFSVVGSEVDPLIRQVTDGQDDGVETQPLTAEHHFSLFKARFKKSYGSEEEHDYRFKVFRANLRRAERHQKLDPSATHGVTQFSDLTPGEFRKRFLGLRRLRLPKDANQAPILPTDNLPEDFDWREKGAVTPVKNQGSCGSCWSFSTTGALEGANFLATGKLVSLSEQQLVDCDHECDPEEAGSCDSGCNGGLMNSAFEYTLKAGGLMREEDYPYTGTDRGTCKFDKSKIVAKVANFSVVSLDEDQIAANLVKNGPLAVAINAVFMQTYIGGVSCPYICSKRLDHGVLLVGYGSAGYAPIRLKDKPYWIIKNSWGETWGENGYYKICRGRNVCGVDSLVSTVAAVNTNSE; from the exons atgGCTCATCGTATGGCGTTTTCTCTGTGTGTCATTTCGTATTTTTTATTCATCGGTTTGATATCATCGGAGGCTTTCTCGGTCGTCGGATCAGAAGTTGATCCGTTGATCAGGCAAGTAACGGACGGTCAAGATGATGGAGTGGAGACACAGCCCTTGACCGCTGAGCATCACTTCTCGCTGTTCAAGGCTCGGTTCAAGAAATCGTACGGCTCGGAGGAGGAGCATGATTACCGGTTCAAGGTTTTCCGGGCGAACTTGAGACGAGCGGAGCGTCATCAGAAGCTTGACCCGTCCGCGACTCACGGTGTGACTCAGTTCTCCGATTTGACTCCCGGTGAGTTCAGGAAGAGGTTTTTGGGGTTAAGGAGGCTGAGACTGCCTAAAGATGCGAACCAGGCACCGATTTTGCCTACCGATAATTTGCCTGAGGATTTTGATTGGAGAGAAAAAGGAGCTGTTACGCCCGTCAAAAATCag GGTTCATGTGGATCATGCTGGTCTTTTAGTACAACAGGAGCCTTGGAAGGTGCTAATTTTTTGGCAACTGGAAAACTCGTGAGCCTTAGTGAGCAACAGCTCGTTGATTGTGATCATGAG TGTGATCCAGAGGAAGCAGGTTCATGCGACTCAGGATGCAATGGTGGTCTTATGAATAGTGCTTTTGAGTATACACTCAAAGCTGGTGGACTCATGCGTGAGGAAGACTACCCCTACACTGGCACTGATCGTGGGACCTGCAAATTTGACAAGTCCAAGATTGTTGCTAAGGTGGCCAATTTCAGCGTTGTTTCCCTTGATGAGGATCAAATTGCTGCAAACCTTGTGAAGAATGGTCCTCTTGCAG TTGCCATAAATGCAGTGTTCATGCAAACATACATTGGGGGAGTTTCTTGCCCGTACATTTGCTCTAAACGCCTCGACCATGGAGTATTGTTGGTGGGGTATGGTTCAGCAGGCTATGCCCCCATCAGGTTGAAGGATAAACCATATTGGATCATTAAGAACTCATGGGGAGAAACCTGGGGTGAAAATGGATACTACAAAATCTGCAGGGGTCGCAATGTTTGTGGTGTAGATTCCTTGGTCTCCACTGTTGCTGCTGTTAATACCAACTCTGAGTAA
- the LOC107927906 gene encoding protein SHI RELATED SEQUENCE 3 — MNEGVMMMSSRGYGGGTGGGTRCQDCGNQAKKDCNYMRCRTCCRSKGFECQTHIKSTWVPAYRRRHRHHHQHQQQPLQHNPKRLRENPSSGLEVGDFPAEVTSPATFRCVRVCSMEDTTAGGDQYAYRTAVMIGGHVFKGILYDQGPDQGHYSLGECSSRETPLQQPNQALTMATANTATASATETLLPFAYPSPFNAAFMSAGTQFFLHPKS, encoded by the exons atGAATGAAGGAGTGATGATGATGTCTAGTAGGGGGTATGGTGGTGGAACAGGCGGCGGTACAAGGTGTCAAGATTGTGGTAACCAAGCTAAAAAAGACTGTAATTATATGAGGTGTAGGACTTGTTGTAGAAGCAAAGGATTTGAATGCCAAACTCATATTAAAAGCACTTGGGTTCCTGCTTATAGAAGGCGTCACCGTCACCATCATCAGCACCAACAACAGCCTCTGCAACATAACCCTAAAAGGCTTAGGGAAAATCCTTCTtcag gGTTAGAAGTAGGGGATTTTCCGGCTGAAGTTACATCACCGGCGACATTCCGGTGTGTTCGAGTGTGTTCAATGGAAGATACCACGGCAGGGGGTGATCAGTATGCTTATCGGACGGCTGTGATGATAGGAGGCCATGTTTTTAAAGGTATACTATATGATCAAGGACCAGATCAAGGTCATTACTCACTTGGAGAATGTTCATCTAGAGAGACTCCATTACAACAGCCAAATCAAGCTTTAACAATGGCGACTGCTAATACTGCTACAGCTTCAGCTACTGAAACTCTACTTCCTTTTGCATATCCATCTCCTTTCAATGCTGCTTTCATGTCTGCAGGTACGCAATTTTTCCTTCACCcaaaatcttaa
- the LOC107927926 gene encoding coatomer subunit alpha-1, with the protein MLTKFETKSNRVKGLSFHTKRPWILASLHSGVIQLWDYRMGTLIDRFDEHDGPVRGVHFHMSQPLFVSGGDDYKIKVWNYKLHRCLFTLLGHLDYIRTVQFHHEHPWIVSASDDQTIRIWNWQSRTCISVLTGHNHYVMCASFHPKEDLVVSASLDQTVRVWDVSSLKKKGASPADDILRLSQMNTDLFGGVDAVVKYVLEGHDRGVNWAAFHPTLPLIVSGADDRQVKLWRMNDTKAWEVDTLRGHMNNVSCVMFHAKQDIIVSNSEDKSIRVWDATKRTGLQTFRREHDRFWILAAHPEINLLAAGHDSGMIVFKLERERPAFAVSGDSLFYAKDRFLRYYDFSTQKETQIVPIRRAGSTTLNQCPRTLSYSPTENAVLICSDVDGGTYELYQIPKDSIGRSDLQEAKRGPGSSAIFVARNRFAVLDKSNNQVLIKNLKNEVVRKSGLPVPTDAIFYAGTGNLLCRSDDRVVVFDLQQRLVLGDLQTPFVKYVVWSSDMESVALLSKHSIIITSKKLVHQCTFHETIRVKSGAWDENGVFIYTTLNHIKYCLPNGDSGIIRTLDVPIYLTKVSGNKIFCLDRDGKNKTLVIDATEYIFKLSLLRKRYDHVMSMIRNSQLCGEAVIAYLQQKGFPEVALHFVKDEKTRFNLAIESGNIQIAVASAKEIDDKDHWYRLGVEALRQGNAGIVEYAYQRTKNFERLSFLYLINGNLEKLSKMLKIAEVKNDVMGQFHNALYLGDIQERVKILENAGHLPLAYVTASVHGLHDVAERLAAELGDDVPSFPEGKEPSLLMPPAPIVCGGDWPLLRVMKGIFEGGFDSTGRGAADEEEEGADGDWGEDLDMVDSDGLQNGDVTAILEDGEVAEDNEEGGWDLEDLELPPEVETPRVNARSSVFVAPTPGMPVSQIWSQRSSLAADHAAAGNFDTAMRLLSRQLGIRNFTPLKSMFLDLHTGSHSYLRAFSSAPVVSLAVERGWSESGSPNVRGPPALVFNFSQLDEKLKAGYKATTDGKFTEALRLFLNILHTIPLIVVESRREVDEVKELIIIAKEYVLGLQMELKRRELKDNPVRQQELAAYFTHCNLQMPHLRLALRNAMTICFKAKNLATAANFARRLLETNPNENHSKAARQVLQASERNMTDASQLNYDFRNPFVTCGATYVPIYRGQKDVSCPYCTTRFVPTQEGQLCTICDLAVIGADASGLLCSPSQIR; encoded by the exons ATGTTGACAAAGTTTGAGACGAAGAGCAATAGAGTGAAGGGACTAAGTTTCCATACTAAGAGGCCATGGATCTTAGCTAGTCTCCACAGCGGCGTTATCCAGTTATGGGACTATCGAATGGGGACTTTGATTGATCGATTTGACGAACACGATGGCCCTGTTCGTGGCGTTCATTTTCACATGTCTCAGCCTTTGTTTGTCTCTGGAG ggGATGACTACAAGATAAAGGTCTGGAACTACAAGTTGCATAGATGTCTTTTTACCCTTCTTGGACATCTTGATTATATTCGTACTGTGCAATTTCATCATGAACATCCATGGATTGTGAGTGCCAGTGATGATCAAACCATTCGCATATGGAACTGGCAGTCTCGAACTTGCATCTCTGTGTTGACTGGTCATAATCACTATGTTATGTGCGCCTCATTCCATCCTAAAGAAGACCTGGTTGTGTCGGCCTCCCTTGACCAGACAGTTCGAGTTTGGGATGTTAGTTCCTTGAAAAAGAAGGGTGCCTCCCCAGCAGATGACATCTTACGGTTGAGTCAGATGAACACAGATCTTTTTGGTGGTGTTGATGCAGTTGTCAAGTATGTGTTGGAAGGACATGACCGAGGAGTAAATTGGGCTGCATTTCATCCGACTTTACCTTTGATAGTCTCTGGTGCTGATGACCGCCAAGTGAAATTGTGGCGTATGAATG ATACCAAGGCTTGGGAAGTGGATACCTTGAGAGGACACATGAATAATGTGTCATGTGTCATGTTCCATGCCAAACAAGACATCATTGTATCCAATTCCGAGGATAAAAGTATTCGAGTGTGGGATGCAACAAAGCGAACTGGACTTCAAACTTTCCGTCGAGAACATGACAGGTTCTGGATTCTTGCAGCCCATCCTGAGATTAATCTTTTGGCAGCTGGACATGACAGTGGCATGATTGTATTTAAGCTAGAGAGAGAACGGCCTGCTTTTGCAGTCAGTGGGGATTCTCTGTTTTATGCCAAGGATCGATTTTTAAGGTATTATGACTTTTCAACACAAAAAGAGACACAAATAGTTCCTATCCGGCGGGCCGGTTCCACAACCCTGAATCAATGTCCAAGGACTCTTTCTTATAGTCCCACAGAAAATGCCGTCCTTATCTGCTCAGATGTTGATGGAGGAACTTATGAGTTGTATCAGATACCAAAAGACAGCATTGGTAGGAGTGACTTGCAGGAGGCAAAGAGAGGTCCTGGTAGTTCTGCTATATTTGTGGCTCGGAACCGTTTTGCTGTACTTGACAAAAGCAACAACCAAGTCTTAATCAAGAATCTTAAAAATGAGGTTGTTAGAAAAAGTGGTCTTCCTGTGCCTACAGATGCAATTTTCTATGCTGGAACAGGTAATTTATTGTGTAGATCAGATGATAGAGTGGTTGTATTTGATCTCCAGCAGAGACTTGTTCTTGGTGATCTACAAACGCCTTTTGTGAAGTATGTTGTTTGGTCTAGTGACATGGAGAGTGTCGCTTTGCTCAGCAAGCATTCCATTATCATTACTAGCAAGAAACTTGTGCACCAGTGCACTTTTCATGAGACAATACGAGTTAAGAGTGGAGCCTGGGATGAAAATGGCGTTTTTATTTATACCACTCTAAACCATATAAAATACTGCCTACCCAATGGAGATAGTGGAATAATACGAACTCTTGATGTTCCAATATACCTAACTAAGGTTTCTGGAAACAAAATATTTTGCCTGGACCGTGATGGGAAGAACAAGACGCTGGTCATTGATGCTACAGAATACATTTTTAAGCTGTCTCTGCTTCGGAAGAGGTATGATCATGTTATGAGCATGATAAGAAACTCCCAGCTTTGTGGTGAGGCCGTGATTGCTTATCTACAACAGAAGGGGTTCCCTGAAGTGGCTCTCCATTTTGTCAAAGATGAGAAAACTCGGTTTAACTTGGCTATAGAGAGTGGGAACATTCAAATTGCTGTTGCATCAGCTAAGGAGATTGATGACAAGGATCACTGGTATAGGTTGGGTGTGGAAGCCCTTCGCCAAGGCAATGCAGGTATAGTTGAATATGCCTACCAGAGGACAAAGAACTTTGAGAGGTTGTCTTTTCTTTATCTCATAAATGGTAACCTGGAAAAGCTGTCCAAGATGCTGAAGATTGCAGAAGTCAAGAACGATGTTATGGGCCAGTTTCACAATGCCTTGTATCTTGGTGATATCCAAGAACGTGTAAAGATCTTGGAGAATGCTGGTCATTTGCCTCTTGCTTATGTTACAGCATCAGTCCATGGGCTACATGATGTTGCAGAAAGGTTAGCTGCTGAGTTGGGAGATGATGTCCCTTCTTTTCCGGAAGGGAAAGAACCTTCCTTATTGATGCCTCCGGCACCCATTGTTTGTGGTGGTGATTGGCCCCTGCTGAGAGTAATGAAAGGTATATTTGAAGGTGGATTCGATAGTACTGGCAGGGGTGCGGCGGATGAAGAAGAGGAGGGTGCAGATGGTGATTGGGGTGAAGATCTTGATATGGTCGATTCTGATGGCTTGCAGAACGGAGATGTTACTGCAATTTTGGAGGATGGGGAAGTGGCTGAAGACAATGAAGAGGGTGGATGGGACCTTGAAGACTTGGAACTCCCTCCTGAGGTAGAGACACCAAGGGTTAATGCTCGTTCTTCTGTTTTCGTGGCACCAACTCCTGGCATGCCTGTGAGTCAAATTTGGAGTCAGAGATCGTCACTTGCTGCTGATCATGCGGCCGCTGGCAATTTTGATACAGCCATGCGTTTGCTGAGCAGGCAACTTGGAATAAGAAACTTTACTCCTTTAAAATCCATGTTTCTCGATCTTCACACTGGCAGCCATAGCTATCTTCGTGCATTTTCATCTGCGCCAGTGGTGTCCTTGGCAGTTGAGAGGGGATGGAGTGAGTCTGGTAGTCCTAATGTGAGGGGTCCACCCGCTCTCGTATTCAACTTTTCTCAGCTGGACGAAAAGCTGAAGGCTGGGTACAAGGCCACAACAGATGGAAAATTTACCGAGGCTCTTCGGCTTTTCCTCAACATTCTTCATACAATTCCATTGATTGTTGTGGAGTCAAGGAGGGAAGTTGATGAAGTCAAAGAGTTAATTATCATCGCCAAGGAGTATGTTCTTGGTCTGCAGATGGAGCTTAAGCGTAGAGAATTGAAAGACAATCCGGTACGCCAGCAGGAGCTTGCTGCCTACTTCACCCATTGCAACCTTCAAATGCCTCATCTCAGACTTGCTCTGCGAAACGCAATGACCATCTGTTTCAAGGCAAAAAACCTGGCTACAGCCGCTAACTTCGCCAGGCGTCTTCTAGAAACAAACCCTAATGAGAACCATTCAAAGGCAGCGAGGCAAGTACTCCAGGCTTCAGAGAGGAATATGACAGATGCATCTCAGTTAAACTACGATTTCAGGAACCCTTTTGTGACATGCGGGGCAACTTACGTCCCGATTTACCGAGGACAGAAAGATGTATCTTGCCCTTACTGTACTACTCGCTTCGTGCCTACCCAGGAGGGTCAATTGTGTACAATCTGTGATCTCGCTGTGATTGGAGCAGATGCATCAGGTTTGCTCTGTTCTCCTTCTCAAATTCGATGA